From the genome of Aspergillus chevalieri M1 DNA, chromosome 8, nearly complete sequence, one region includes:
- a CDS encoding uncharacterized protein (COG:S;~EggNog:ENOG410Q1KJ;~InterPro:IPR032675) yields the protein MLSASQDLTASVRPSMYSTIAWEWNTVPQARILRLLQAVLQCPELASNIQHVSILSSSQYVLTEEWKNDPRDGQDGPLWNQYLESFSDVVEQSQSIVDKAQFPEALKWNEALQKGNSYAYVTILLSRLHNLKSLQLDYSFVWKSGFPGLMMKHALFSTPKAVLSSFNSLTAIDYGSNVPLSEEFDPIFNIFDELNGYPPCDPNQFMAWFHLPSVQSISIWLRSFQDVITGEDQGNLSKLHTLVIARATIKEEDVPSFLSQMTTLKSLHLGMAYRWHSEFALASCSNILEGLESISDTLEKLSLGVEYYPFSKGYYDFGTDEDEQARIEFDGFLKQFPRLRSAEVPITLLVGLDSDESDEIGDRLPDTLEELCLQWDNSEINGFWEFESQLHDCVRYLLDDQRTHSPHLKRVTIRQRMLHPIDREIFAKERAELKEVCTEAGIDLEVVFDYLSPGLWTQNNTWCE from the coding sequence ATGTTGTCTGCGTCTCAGGATCTCACCGCATCTGTTCGGCCTTCGATGTATAGCACTATCGCATGGGAGTGGAACACTGTGCCCCAAGCACGCATTCTGCGCTTACTGCAGGCTGTTCTACAGTGCCCTGAGCTGGCCTCAAATATCCAGCACGTCTCGATCTTGTCATCTTCGCAATATGTGCTCACTGAAGAATGGAAAAACGACCCACGAGATGGCCAGGATGGGCCACTTTGGAATCAATATCTTGAGAGCTTCAGCGACGTCGTGGAACAGTCCCAATCAATTGTTGATAAAGCCCAGTTCCCAGAGGCCTTGAAATGGAATGAAGCGCTCCAGAAAGGCAATTCCTATGCCTACGTGACCATTCTCCTCTCCCGATTACACAACCTTAAATCTCTTCAGCTGGACTACTCCTTTGTCTGGAAATCAGGATTTCCTGGATTGATGATGAAGCACGCGTTATTTTCCACACCAAAAGCCGTACTATCATCTTTCAACTCTCTTACGGCTATTGACTACGGTAGTAATGTACCCCTGTCTGAGGAGTTTGACCCCATCTTTAATATTTTTGATGAATTGAATGGCTACCCTCCTTGTGATCCCAATCAATTCATGGCCTGGTTCCATCTGCCTTCCGTTCAatccatatccatttggCTACGGAGCTTTCAAGACGTTATTACTGGTGAGGACCAGGGGAATCTGAGTAAGCTGCATACGCTAGTCATCGCTCGAGCTACTatcaaagaagaagacgTGCCATCTTTTCTGTCCCAGATGACTACCTTGAAGTCTCTGCACTTGGGCATGGCATATagatggcacagtgaatttGCCTTGGCATCATGCTCGAACATCCTGGAGGGCTTGGAGTCCATCAGTGATACTCTAGAAAAGCTCTCCCTGGGTGTGGAATACTACCCATTCAGCAAAGGGTACTATGATTTTGGAACCGACGAGGATGAACAGGCAAGGATAGAATTTGATGGATTTCTGAAGCAATTCCCCCGGCTGCGATCTGCAGAAGTACCCATCACTTTACTTGTGGGATTGGATTCAGATGAATCGGATGAAATTGGCGACCGTCTACCGGATACCCTCGAGGAATTATGTCTGCAGTGGGATAATTCGGAGATTAATGGGTTTTGGGAATTCGAGTCACAATTACATGATTGCGTCCGGTATCTGCTGGACGATCAACGGACTCATTCGCCGCACCTTAAACGAGTCACCATCCGGCAACGCATGCTGCACCCCATTGATAGGGAAATCTTTGCCAAGGAGCGCGCAGAATTGAAAGAGGTGTGTACAGAGGCCGGGATTGACCTGGAAGTGGTATTTGACTATCTGTCTCCGGGGCTATGGACACAAAATAATACTTGGTGTGAATAG
- a CDS encoding uncharacterized protein (COG:G;~EggNog:ENOG410PJ5Z;~InterPro:IPR011701,IPR036259;~TransMembrane:3 (i21-39o63-83i90-110o);~go_function: GO:0022857 - transmembrane transporter activity [Evidence IEA];~go_process: GO:0055085 - transmembrane transport [Evidence IEA]), producing the protein MRDSTTEVDVKFALKPAFRALMYPAMWFFMLLCVSYGVATTSTGQFLPRIVHQLGYSAVQTNLHLMAPDLTGCVITLLVAWLSDHYKERGTFLCLGLSFTMIGYIMASALDPIAQTGACYAEKGFLSSNKQGGHRTTGRRTGASEKLPSFAQPLAGVLKLARGSAWD; encoded by the exons ATGCGAGACTCGACCACTGAAGTGGACGTCAAGTTCGCACTCAAGCCAGCCTTCAGAGCCCTCATGTACCCAGCGATGTGGTTCTTCATGCTCCTCTGCGTTTCGTACGGAGTTGCAACGACCTCGACAGGGCAATTTTTGCCACGGATTGTTCACCAACTG GGCTACAGTGCTGTGCAGACAAATCTGCACCTCATGGCCCCGGACTTGACAGGATGCGTTATCACGCTCCTTGTAGCCTGGCTGAGCGACCATTACAAGGAGCGAGGAACGTTCCTGTGTCTGGGCCTGAGTTTCACCATGATCGGATACATCATGGCCAGCGCGCTGGATCCGATCGCACAGACAGGAGCTTGCTATGCAG AGAAAGGGTTCCTGAGCAGCAATAAACAAGGGGGCCACCGGACAACTGGCAGGCGGACGGGAGCCAGTGAGAAATTACCCAGTTTTGCTCAGCCTCTTGCGGGTGTTTTGAAACTTGCCCGGGGTTCAGCCTGGGATTGA
- a CDS encoding uncharacterized protein (COG:S;~EggNog:ENOG410Q2FM), with amino-acid sequence MSKGRGRQRVDRKARAAANGYNRGAHREQDKERCEIIYSDDSIAMQDRVISVYIDWASEEDESLREKDLQKGYPCPTSPRSKVLCAFTYPLPTGFSRCVLQNLPSELCGTVLCRIHTHYIGYGERFTLLANDLGGLGVLYILPDGDSETLWTKELPKSPTRQARVSILQKLRESGICEEANGRSLHDLAESEVEGVSKPLKDAVQRDMSRSLSRTPFSAAREPSCTGTQSAEIMSSNAPNNFEQTAIINSLANRAEPTCTQSTPDALAQNAICAPTHYEPSSIHIPDANIAAGSLATESHQSSYSLDESQATIDAASLEFHLNGALPPGNHPGLGQQAIQQRINVSPQTGFFHVLQAFQGATLPTGYTDATEAISTGFLDAPGQFWDAMQDTSRWINAQANQRTTWVENTQLSSDNTGIDGYHNVYQAVQPSSEALPDLTVIHFGAKAYRWNLWTG; translated from the exons ATGTCCAAGGGAAGAGGGCGACAAAGGGTCGATAGAAAAGCCCGTGCGGCAGCAAATGGTTATAATCGCGGAGCGCACCGCGAGCAAGATAAGGAGCGCTGTGAGATCATCTATTCCGACGACTCTATTGCTATGCAGGATAGGGTTATATCAGTTTATATTGA CTGGGCGTCCGAAGAAGATGAGTCTCTCCGAGAGaaagaccttcagaagggaTACCCGTGCCCAACCTCGCCACGCTCAAAGGTTTTGTGCGCTTTTACATATCCTCTACCGACGGGATTCTCACGCTGCGTCCTACAAAATCTTCCGTCTGAACTTTGCGGAACGGTTCTTTGCCGGATACACACGCATTACATTGGGTATGGAGAAAGGTTCACTTTACTAGCGAACGATCTCGGGGGGTTGGGAGTGTTATACATACTTCCCGATGGCGATTCCGAAACTCT GTGGACGAAAGAACTTCCCAAGAGCCCGACCCGACAAGCCCGTGTTTCCATATTGCAGAAATTAAGGGAGAGTGGAATTTGTGAGGAAGCGAACGGAAGATCTCTGCATGACCTTGCGGAAAGTGAAGTCGAAGGGGTATCAAAACCTCTTAAAGATGCTGTGCAAAGAGATATGAGCCGAAGTCTGTCACGAACGCCCTTCAGCGCTGCTAGAGAACCATCGTGCACAGGAACGCAGAGCGCAGAAATTATGTCAA GCAATGCACCAAATAACTTCGAGCAGACGGCCATAATTAATTCTTTAGCAAACAGGGCCGAGCCCACGTGCACCCAAAGTACTCCTGATGCTCTCGCTCAGAATGCTATTTGCGCTCCGACGCATTACGAGCCTAGTTCGATACACATACCGGACGCAAACATAGCAGCTGGCTCTTTGGCCACAGAAAgtcatcagagctcatattcCTTGGATGAATCGCAAGCTACGATTGACGCTGCGTCGTTGGAATTTCACCTAAATGGGGCACTGCCTCCTGGTAATCACCCCGGGCTAGGCCAACAGGCAATTCAGCAGCGTATCAATGTCTCACCTCAGACCGGATTCTTCCATGTGTTACAAGCTTTCCAAGGAGCTACACTCCCTACAGGTTACACCGACGCGACGGAAGCAATATCCACTGGTTTTCTCGATGCCCCCGGTCAATTTTGGGATGCGATGCAAGATACTAGCAGATGGATCAACGCCCAAGCCAACCAAAGAACGACCTGGGTTGAAAATACCCAACTTTCGAGTGATAATACAGGGATAGATGGCTATCATAACGTCTATCAGGCGGTACAGCCTTCATCAGAGGCACTCCCTGATCTCACGGTTATACATTTCGGGGCAAAGGCGTACCGGTGGAATTTGTGGACCGGATGA
- a CDS encoding PEX11 domain protein (COG:S;~EggNog:ENOG410PSNE;~InterPro:IPR008733;~PFAM:PF05648;~TransMembrane:2 (i153-171o218-242i);~go_component: GO:0005779 - integral component of peroxisomal membrane [Evidence IEA];~go_process: GO:0016559 - peroxisome fission [Evidence IEA]) translates to MPQVKRAPQPKQVQAQKQQKQPLLKQFTTFTRTTPGFERSLRLIQALSQIASDLSTHNAVTATRWETAKSQIALTRRYFRFLNFIDLFDRVYTLLVHGGDGDNAGAVSTMLDLGKSSALGVYVLLEDLTILHAMEIYPQTPWSIDIQTQAYKFWFWGLALSIIGAMWSLLFSSGSSQSKENENENEEGKGDTSGSKTFVKRVIVDGCDLMIPGSSLGWISMGSDMVGMLMVLSTVVSVGDIWRRANGLN, encoded by the exons ATGCCCCAGGTCAAACGTGCACCGCAGCCCAAACAAGTCCAGGCCCAAAAACAGCAAAAACAACCCCTCCTCAAACAATTCACCACCTTCACCAGAACAACACCTGGCTTCGAACGTTCCCTCCGTCTAATCCAGGCGCTCTCCCAAATCGCATCAGACCTCTCTACCCACAATGCCGTAACAGCCACGCGGTGGGAGACAGCCAAGTCGCAAATAGCACTGA CACGCCGCTACTTCCGCTTCCTCAACTTCATCGACTTGTTCGATCGGGTGTACACCCTCCTCGTGCACGGCGGCGACGGCGACAATGCCGGTGCAGTGAGTACTATGCTTGACCTCGGGAAATCAAGTGCGTTGGGTGTTTATGTGCTACTTGAGGATTTGACTATC CTCCACGCAATGGAAATATACCCCCAAACACCCTGGTCCATTGATATCCAAACGCAAGCCTATAAATTCTGGTTCTGGGGTCTTGCGCTGTCTATTATTGGGGCTATGTGGTCGTTACTTTTCAGCAGCGgcagttctcaatcaaagGAGAATGAGAATGAGAATGAGGAAGGGAAGGGTGATACAAGCGGGAGCAAGACGTTTGTGAAGCGGGTTATCGTGGATGGATGTGACTTGATGATTCCTGGGTCGTCGTTGGGGTGGATTAGTATGGGGAGTGACATGGTGGGGATGCTGATGGTGTTGAGTACGGTTGTTTCTGTGGGGGATATTTGGAGACGGGCGAATGGTTTGAACTAA